GCACGTGCCGCCCGTGGTAGCGCGGCTTGACGATGTGCTTGACCTCGGGGTACTTGAGGTTGGCGCCGGGCTTGAAGACCTGCGCCAGGGTGAGCCCGAAGCCTTGCAAGGGCCCGGGCAGGAAGCTCTTAGCCATCGGTGGACTCCTTCGATGCGAGCGCGGGCCGGCCACGACGGGCGCTGACGCGGCCGCGCTGCGAGGTGCCGCCGGCGCGTCCGGACGGCGGTACGACGAGGTTCATCGGCGGGATCGGGAAGGCCGGGTTGGCGTTGATGTTGTCAATCTCCGGCTTCGCGCGCATGACGTACGACGCGACGCTCGCGAGCACGAGCACGGTGAAGATGCCGATCGCGATCCAGCCCCACATCGGCATCTTGTCGCCGTTGTCGTACATCGCGGTGCGGATGAACATCATGAACGTCGTCCAGACCAGCGCGACCGGGATCATGAACTTCCAGCCGAAGGCCATGAACTGGTCGTAGCGGAAGCGCGGCAGTGCGGCGCGCAGCCAGATGAAGCCCGACAGCAGCAGGCAGGTCTTGCCCAGCCACCACAGCATCGGCCACCAGCCCTCGTTGGCCCAGTCGAACAGGTTGAACGGGAACGGTGCCCGCCAGCCGCCGAAGAACATCGTGGTCGCCAGCGCCGACACGGTCACCATGTTGACGTACTCGGCGAGGAAGAACATCGCGAACTTCATCGAGGAGTACTCGGTGTGGAAGCCACCGACGAGCTCGGACTCGGCCTCGGCGAGGTCGAACGGTGCGCGGTTGGTCTCGCCCACCATCGCGATCAGGTAGAGGATGGCGCTGACCGGCAGCAGCAGGAAGAACCACGGGCGCTCGGTCTGGGCGTAGACGATCTCCGAGGTCGACATGGTGCCGGCCCACAGGAAGACGCACACGATGGACAGGCCCATCGCGATCTCGTAGGAGATGATCTGGGCGGTCGAGCGCAGGCCGCCGATCAGCGGGTACGACGACCCGGACGACCAGCCGGCAAGCAGGATGCCGTAGGCGCCGACGGAGGCGCACGCCAGGATGACGAGTACGCCGACCGGGGTGTCGGTCAGCTGCAGCGGCGTACGCGTGCCGAAGATGCTGACCATCGGCCCGATCGGGATGACCGCGAACGCCATGAACGCCGGGAAGGCGATGATGACCGGCGCGATCCAGTAGACCGGCTTGTCGGCCATCTTGGGGATGACCTCTTCTTTGAAGGCCAGCTTGATGCCGTCCATCAGCGACTGCAGCAGACCCGCCGGGCCGGTGCGGTTGGGGCCCGGGCGCGCCTGCATGAAGCCGATCAGGCGCCGCTCCCACCAGATCATCAGCAGCACGATGACGACCAGCAGGGCGAAGACTCCGACGGTCTTCAGCGCGATCAGCCAGAACGGGTCGTAGCCGAAGTCGCGCAGGGTCGGGGTGTTAGCCCCCGCGGCAAGCAGGGTGGTCACTTCGCGCCTCCCGCGGAGATCTGCACAACGGAGCCGACCGGGACCTGCAGGTCACGGCGCAGCCACGAGCCCGGCGACTTCATCGGCACCCAGGCGACCCGGTCGGTCATCTCGGTGACGATCAGCGGCAGGCTGATGGCGCCGTGCGGCGAGCTGACCGTGACGAGCTCACCGTCGACCACGCCGACCTCCTGCGCGGTCGCCGGCGAGAGCCGCACGACCGGGGCGCGCTGCGTGCCGGCGAGGTACTGCTCGCCTTCCTGCAGCGTGCCGTCGTCGAGCAGCTGGTGCCACGACGCCAGGATCGCGCTGCCGGCCTGCGGGGCCGGCGGCGGTGACGCGTGGGTCGCCGGCTCGGCGGTGGGACGCTGGTCAGTGGTGCCCAGGCGCTCGATCTCGGCGACGACAGCGTCCGGCACCGGCAGCCCGAGGTTGACGTCCATCTCATCGGCCAGCGAGTGCAGCACGCGCGAGTCCGGCAGCGCGCCGGTGCTGTGGATGGTCAGGTCGAACTTGCGACGCCGGCCCTCCCAGCTGATGAAGCTTCCGGACTTCTCCACGACCGGGGCGATCGGGAGTACGACGTCGGCCCACTCGGTCACGCTGGACGGGCGCTGCTCGATGCTGACGACGAACTTCGAGTTGCGCATCGCCTCGAGCGCCAGCTGCGGGTCGGGAAGGTCGGTGGCATCGACGCCGCCGAACAGCAGCCCCGCGATCTCACCGTCCCGGGTCGCCTGCAGGATCCCGGTCAGGTCGCGACCGACCTCACCGGGGATCGAGGTGCCCCACACAGTCTCCAACTCGGCGCGTGCGCCGACGTCGGCGACGAGGCGCCCACCAGGCAGCAGCGAGGGGAGGGTGCCGGCATCGATGCCGCTGCGCTCCCCCGCGCGACGCGGGACCCACGCGATGCGCGCGCCAGCGGCGCCGAGCGCCGCCACTCCACGCAGCGCGCCGGGCATCTCGGCCAGGCGCTCGCCGGCGAGCACGATGCAGCCGGCGCCTAGCCCGTCGGCGATCTCCTTGCCGAAGCCGCCCGCGGTGCGGTCGGCGATGGCCCCGAGCACCGAAGCCTCGGCACCGGGCTGGGTCGCGATCAGCTTGCCGCCGAGCTTCTGCAGGCCCCAGGTCGCGTACGGCGCGACCGAGTAGACGGCCAGCTCACCCTGGCGGACGGCCCGGCGCAGCCGGGTGAAGATGATCGGCGACTCCTCTTCCGGATCGAACCCGACGAGTACGACGCTCGTGGCCCGGTCCAGATCGGCGTACGTCACGGCACCGTCGGCTGGGCCGACGGCGGCAACGTGCGTCGCGAGGAACTCCAGCTCCTCATCGGAGTGCGCCCGGGCCCGCGAGTCGATGTCGTTGGTGCCGAGGGCCACCCGGGCAAACTTCGAGTAGGCGTAGGCGTCTTCGAGGGTCAGGCGCCCACCGGGCAGTACGCCGACACCGCCGGCGTCGCGCGCGGCACGCAGCCCCTTGGCCGCGACCTCAAGCGCCTCGGGCCAGCTGGTGGTGACGAGGTTTCCGTCTTCGTCACGGATCATCGGCTCGAGGATGCGCGAGTTGTCCTGGGCGTAGGCGAAGGCGAAGCGGCCCTTGTCGCAGGTCCACTCCTGGTTGACCTCGGGGTCGTTGCCAGCGAGGCGACGCATGGTCTTGCCACGTCGCCAGTCGGTGCGGATCGCGCAGCCAGAGGCGCAGTGCTCACACGTCGACGGGGTCGACTGCAGGTCAAACGGACGCGAGCGGAAGCGGTAGTCGGCGCTGGTCAGCGCACCCACCGGGCAGATCTGCACCGTGTTGCCGGAGAAGTAGGACTGGAACGGCTCGTCTTCATAGATCGCGACCTGCTCCAGCGCGCCGCGGTCAAACAGCTCGATGAACGGATCGCCGGCGATCTGCTGCGAGAAGCGGGTGCAGCGTGCACACAGCACGCAGCGCTCGCGATCGAGCAGGATCTGGGTGGAGATGTTGATCGGCTTGGGGTAGGTGCGCTTGACGTCGATGAAGCGCGACTCCGGGCGGCCGCTGGACATCGCCTGGTTCTGCAGGGGGCACTCGCCGCCCTTGTCACAGACCGGGCAGTCCAGCGGGTGGTTGATCAGCAGCAGCTCCATGATGCCCTCTTGGGCACGCTCGGCGACCTCGCTGGTCAGCTGGGTGCGCACGACCATGCCCTCGGCGACCTCGATGGTGCAGGCTGCCTGCGGCTTGGGCATGGGGCGCCCACCCATCTCGATCTCGACCAGGCACTGCCGGCAGGCCCCGATCGGGTCGAGCAGCGGGTGGTCGCAGAACCGCGGGATCTGGATGCCGACGGTCTCGGCAGCACGGATCACCAGCGTGCCCTGCGGCACCGACACCTTCAGGCCGTCGATGGTCAGGTTGACCATCGTGACGTCTGTGGTGGCGGGCTGGTTGGCGGTAGTCGTCATGCGCTCTCCTCCGAGGCGCCTACGAGCTCCGGCTGTTCGCCGGTCTCGTGGAAGGGGCACCCGCCGTACTCCAGGTGCAGCAGGTATTCGTCGCGGAAGTTCTTGATCGAGGACTGCGCGCAGGCGACCGCGCCGTCGGCGAGGGCGCAGAACGACCGGCCGCCGATGCTGTCGCAGATGTCCAGGATCTGGTCGACCTCCGCGGCCGTGGCCTCGCCGTTTTCGAGCCGCTCGTAGATCTGAACGAGCCAGAAGTTGCCCTCGCGGCACGGCGTGCACTTGCCGCACGACTCGTGGGCGTAGAACTCGATCCACTTCATCGTGGCGCGCACGTTGCAGTCGCTGTCGTCGAAGATCATCACGGCGCTGGTGCCGTTGAGCGATCCGGCGGCGGCGACGGAGTCGAAGTCAAGAGGTACGTCGATCTCGGCCGCGGTGAACGACGGCGTCGAGGACCCGCCCGGGGTCCAGAACTTCAGCTCGTGACCCTCGCGGATGCCGCCGGCCATCTCCAGCAGCTCGCGTAGCGTCGTACCCATCGGCGCTTCGTACTGGCCGGGACGCTTCACCCGACCAGACAGCGAGTAGATGCTGGTGCCGGGGCTCTTTTCCGGTCCGAGCTCCTTGTACCAGTCGGCGCCACCGAGCACGATCGAGGGCACGCTGGCGATGGTGCCCACGTTGTTGACGACGGTGGGCGAGGCGTAGAGGCCGGCGACCGCCGGGAACGGCGGCTTGAGGCGCGGCTGGCCGCGGCGGCCCTCCAGCGACTCCAGCAGCGCGGTCTCCTCACCGCAGATGTAGGCGCCGGCGCCCGCGTGCACCACGATGTCCAGGTCGAAGCCCGAGCCGAGGATGTCCTTGCCCAGGAACCCGGCCTCGTAGGCCTCGGCGACCGCGTTGCGCACGCGACGGATCGCATGGATCGCCTCACCGCGGATGTAGATCGCGCAGAAGTGCGAGCGGATCGCGTACGAGGCGATGATGCAGCCCTCGATCAGCGCGTGCGGGTCGTTCATCATCAGCGGCAGGTCGCGGCAGGTGCCCGGCTCGCCCTCGTCGGCGTTGATCACCAGGTACTTCGGCTTCGCGCCCGGTCCGGAGTCGCCCTGCGGCACAAACGACCACTTCATGCCGGTCGGGAAGCCAGCACCGCCGCGACCGCGCAGTGAGCTGTTCTTGACGAGCTCGATGAGCTCATCCGGGGTCGCTTTGAAAGCCTTGGGCAGCGCCTTGTAGCCGTCCAGGTCGCGGTAGGTCTCGATCGACCACGGCCGCTCGGCACCCCAGCGGGCCGACAGCACAGGAGTGAGGGGCATTAGCTCTTCGCCTCTTCCTTCGGTGGAACAGGGGGAATCGCGGTGTCGAAGTCGGCCTGCGGAGCGACCTCGTTGCGCTCCTGCGCCAACGCGACCCCGCGCAGCGTCGACTCGAGTACGTCGTGGGACTCGAGCTTCTCGCGCAGTACGTCGCGGTCGCCGAACCCGGCAAGCTCAAGCTCGGCATCGCGGAACGATGTCAGCCGTCCACCGCGGGTCGGTGCCGGCTTGGCGCCTTCCTGCAGCGCCGCGACCAGCTCGGTCGCCGACTGAACCGTCTGCTGGTCGAAGAATTCGTAGTTGACGGTCACCACCGGTGCGTAGTCGCACGCCGCCAGGCACTCGGCGTGCTCCAGGGTGATCGTGCCGTCGGCGGTCGTCTGGTCGTGCCCGACACCGAGGTAGTCCGACAGCGCCTGGTAGATCGCGTCGCCGCCGAGGAACCCGCACAGCGTGTTGGTGCAGACGCTGACCAGGTGCTCGCCGGTCGGGCGGCGCTTGTACATCGTGTAGAACGTCGCGACCGCGCCGACCTCGGCCTTGGTGATGCCGAGAACGTCCGAACACATCTCGACGCCCTCGGCCGTCACGTAGCCTTCCTCGGCCTGCACCAGGTGCAGCATCGGCAACAGGGCCGAGCGTGACTGCGGGTATCGCGAGACGATCTCCAGGGCCATCTCGCGGGTCTTCTCACTGAGCGCCATTAGCGATCACAACCCCCCATCACGGGATCCAGACTGGCCACGCTCGCGATGACGTCGGCAAGCAGCCCGCCCTCCGACAGTGCCGGCAGCGCCTGCAGGTTGATGAAGCTGGGCTCGCGCATGTGCACGCGCCACGGCCGGGTCGAGCCATCGGAGACGACGTGGATGCCGAGCTCGCCGCGCGGTGCCTCGATGGCGACGTACGACTGGCCCGGCGGTACCCGGAAGCCCTCGGTCACCAGCTTGAAGTGGTGGATAAGGCCCTCCATGGACTGGCCCATGATGTGCTTGATGTGCTCGAGGGAGTTGCCAAGGCCATCGGCGCCGATCGAGAGCTGGGCCGGCCAGCCGATCTTCTTGTCCTCGACCATGACCGGTCCCGGCTCGAGCGACTCGACCGCCTGGCGGCAGATCCGAAGCGACTCGCGCATCTCCGCGCAGCGCACCAAGAAGCGCGACCAGTTATCGCCCGCGTCGTGCACCGGTACGTCGAAGTCGTACTCGTCGTAGGTCAGGTAGGGGTCGGTCTTGCGCAGATCCCACGGCAGCCCGGCCGAGCGCAGCAGCGGGCCGGTCAGCCCGATCTGCAGCGCACCGGGAACGTTGATGAAGCCGACGTCCTTGAGCCGGTTCTGCCAGATCGGCTGTCCGCGAAGGAGGCGGTCGACGCCGTCGAACTCCTCCTCCATCTTGTCCGCCCACGCGGTGAACTGAGACTTGAAGTCGCTGGGCAGATCCTGCGCGACGCCGCCCGGGCGGATATAGGCGTGGTTCATCCGCAGCCCGGTGATGGCCTCGAGCAGGTCGAGGCAGTAGTTGCGGGCGCGGAAGCCGTTGGTCGCCGCGGTGGTCGAGCCGAGCTCCATGCCACCGGTGGCCAGCCAGATCCAGTGCGAGCTGATCCGGCAGATCTCCATCGTCAGCACCCGGATGATCTGGGCGCGGCGCGGTGCCTCGGTGCCCAGCAGATTCTCCACGGCCATGCAGTACGCCGCCTCGTTGAACAGCGGCGACAGGTAGTCGGCGCGGGTCAGGAAGGTGACGGCCTGGGTGAAGTTGCGGAACTCGACGTTCTTCTCGATGCCGGTGTGCAGGTAGCCGATGACCGCGCGGGCCTTCTCGACCGTCTCGCCGTCGAGGTCGACGACGATACGCAGCACGCCGTGCGTCGACGGGTGCTGGGGGCCGAGGTTGACGACGAGGTGCTCTTCCTCGATCGGGTCACCGTCGGCGTCGAACAGGTCGCTCCAGTCACCGCCGGTGACGGTGTAGACCTTGCCGTCCGTTGTCTGGCGCTGTCCAGCCTGCCTGGTGTTAGTGCTGGCCATTACTTGTATGCCCTTCGCTCATCTGGCGGCGGGATCGTCGCGTCGTGGTACTCGACGGGAATGCCGCCGAGCGGGTAGTCCTTGCGCTGCGGGAAGCCATCCCAGTCATCGGGCATCAGGATCCGAGTCAGCGCGTGGTGGCCATCGAAGATGACGCCGAACATGTCGTAGGTCTCGCGCTCCTGCCAGTCCGCGGTCGGGTAGACCTCGGTGGCGGTCGGCACGTGCGGGTTCTCGACGGTCGTGGCGACCTCGAAGCGCACGCGGCGGCGGAACGTCATCGACAGCAGGTGGTAGACGACGTGCAGGCGCTGCGCGGCGTACTCGTCCTGCTTCGGGTCTCCGCTCGCGGCGATCCCCGCATCACCGCGGTAGTAGTCGACGCCCGAGAGCGATGACAGCAGCTCGAAGCGCAGCTCGGCGTCGTCGCGGGCAACCTTCAAGATCCGAGCAATATGCGACTTCTCGACGTAGAACGTGATCTCGCCGCGGTCGACGATGGTGGCGATGTGCGCCTGGCGCCACTGCGAGTAGGCCTTGGCGAACCGGTCGGCGACCTCGTCGAAGTAGCCGCCGTAGGGGCGGTCGGTCGAGCGCGACGGGATGCCCGAGCCGGCGTGGATGCGCAAGCCGCCGAAACCGGAGGTGTCACCGGTGCCGGTGACACCGAACGAGCCGGCGCGCCCGGCCTGCTGGGCGATGGGTGTGTCGTCGAAGCGCTCCGGCTTCGGCGCCTTGTGCGGCATCGAGTCGGCGACGGCAAGCTCGCCGGCGTCCTCGTCCTCGTCACCGCCGACCTCGTCGTCGGCCTCGGCATCCTCGACCGCGTCGTCTTCGGCGTCCTGCGCAGCCTCGTCGACCTCGTCGTCGAGCTCCTCGTCGCCGTCGCCGGCGTACTCGGCCTCGGCGTCCTCATCACGATCAGGATCACTGACGGTGTGCGGGCCGGCGGCATCGGCGTGGGTCTCGCCAGCCTCGGTGGTGCGCTGGGCCTCGGCAACCTCTGCGCCATCGACGGTCTCGTCGGTGCTTTCGGGTCCGGCCTGCGGCTCGCTCTTAGGAGCGGCTGTGCCGCCCCGGCGAGTACGCCGAGCCGACGGACGCGGCGGATCGGCGTTCTGCTTAGAGGTCTCGCGCTTGTCGTCCTTGCCCTGGTTAGGGTTCGGGGTCGAAATGCTCATGAGCGGCGCGCCACCTCCGTCGACTCACTTGCCTCGAACGCAGCAAGCTCCTTCTGCAGACTCGGCTGCTCAAGCATCAGCTGCTTGTCGCGGCCCTGCGCCTTGGCATCGAGCCAGTCCTGGCGCAGCTGCTTGCCCGCGGCGCGCTTGCCCGGGTTGAGGGTGCGCTTGCCGGCGTACCGGATCGAGGAGGGCATCTCGACGTTGAGATCCTCGCCCTTCTCAGCGAGCACCTTGGCCCGCTTGGCGTTGATCGGCTCGTGCATGACCTTGTGATGCAGCTTCAGGATCGAGTCCAGCAGCATCTCCGGACGCGGCGGGCAGCCCGGCAGGTACATGTCAACCGGAACAACGTGATCGACGCCCTGCACGATCGCGTAGTTGTTGAACATGCCGCCGGAGGATGCGCAGACACCCATCGAGATGACCCAGCGCGGCTCGGGCATCTGGTCGTAGATCTGGCGCAGGACCGGAGCCATCTTCTGGCTCAGTCGACCGGCCACGATCATCAGGTCGGCCTGGCGCGGCGTCGCGGAGAACCGCTCCATGCCAAACCGCGCGAAGTCGTGCTGCGGACCGCCGGTCGTCATCATCTCGATGGCGCAGCAGGCCAGGCCAAACGTCGCCGGCCACATCGAGGACTTGCGGGCGTAGTTGGCGAGCTTCTCCACGCTCGTCAGCAGGATGCCGCTGGGGAGCTTCTCTTCGATTCCCATGCGCGCCCCTCCTTAGTTCCAGTTAAGTCCGCCGCGGCGCCATTCATAGGCGTAGGCGACGAACACGACGACGATGAAGATGAGCATTGCGATGAACCCGAACCACATCACGTCACCACTGGCAACGGCGTACGGGTAGATGAAGATCATCTCGACATCGAAGATGATGAACAGCATCGCGGTCAGGTAGTACTTAATCGGGAAACGGCCGTTGGTCAGCGGCTGGTGCACCGGCTCGATGCCGCACTCGTAGGCGTCGTACTTCGCCTTGTTGTAGCGCTTCGGGCCGACGATCGTCGCCAGACAGACCGAGAACACCGCAAACCCGAAGGCCAGTACGCCGAGGGCGACCAGCGGAACGTAAAGCGGAAGCATCAGCTAGACATCCTTCTTCTGCGCACCAACGCGATCGGTTGAGCTCATCACCGCACCGCCGGGGTGATCTTCTGCAGGCCGTTGAGGATGCGGTCCATCGCGTCCCCGTCGCGGGGGTCGGTCAGGTTGGCCATCATCTTCAGCACGAACTTCATCAGCAGCGGCCGCGGCAGGCCGTGCTTGGTGGCGATCCGCATGATGTGCGGGTTGCCGATCAGCTTCACGAATACCCCGCCGAGACGGTAGTAACTCCCGAGGTGGTCGGCCAGCGCGCCGTTGTAGCCCTCCAGCGCGCGCTCGCGCGACTGCGCCGTACGCCGGCCAAACGACTGGGCGACCGCCTCAGCAGCCAGCTCGCCGGTCTCCATCGCGTAGGCGATCCCCTCGCCGTTGAACGGGTTGATCGCACCGCCGGCATCGCCGACGAGCAGCAGCCCGTCGCGGTAGTGCGGATGTTTGTTGAAGCCCATCGGCAGTCCCCCGCCGCGGGTCGGGCCTTCGGCGTTGTCCTCGACGAAGCCCCACTCCTCGGGCAGTCCGCCGAGCCAGCGCACCAGCAGGTCGCGGTAGTTGATGTCCTGGAAGGACGCCGAGCTGTTGAGGATGCCGAGGCCGACGTTCGACGTACCGTCGCCGACCCCGAAAATCCAGCCATAGCCCGGAAGCAGCCGCCGCCCGCCGTCTGGGGTGTCTTCCCACAGCTCCAGCCACGACTCGAGGTAGTTGTCATCGTGACGCGGCGAGCGGTAGTAGCGGCGTACCGCCACACCCATCGGCCGCTTGTCGTCACGGACGATGCCTTCGCCGAGGCCGAGGCGTCCGCCCATGCCGTCGGCGGCGATCACGACGGGAGCGCGAAACTCTTGCGGCTCCTTGCCGGGCCCGACCTTGGCCACGACGCCGGTGACTCGGCCCGAGTCGTCGTGGACGGCGCCGGTGACGTTGCACTGCTCGATGAGCTTGGCGCCGACCTGCTGTGCGCGGCGGGCCAGCAGCTCGTCGAAGTCGGCGCGCGGGCGCACCAGACCGTAGTCGGGGAAGCTCGCGAGCTCGGGCCAGTCGAGCTCCAGACGAAGGCCGCCGCCGATGACCCGCAGGCCCTTGTTGCGGATCCAGCCGCCGCCGATGCCGTCGCCGCCGGGGTTGCCCTCGGAGGTGTCGATGCCCATCGCGACGATGTTCTTGACCGCGCGTGGGGTCAGCCCGTCGCCGCAGACCTTCTCGCGCGGGAAGACGCCCTTCTCAAGCAGCAGGACATCCAGCCCGTGCAGGGCCGCGTGGTAGGCCGCCGCCGAGCCTCCGGGGCCCGCTCCGACGACGATGACATCGGCGTCCGTGTGCGCACGGACAGCGCTCATGACCACAACCTCAAGACATGCTGGTGGGCACCGCAAGACGGCGCGCTTGTGAAAACTTGCACGAACTAACTTGCCAAGTCTAGAACTGGCATGCGAGCCGGTGAAAGTAAGGACAACCTAACCCGGCCTAGCCTCATACCAGCGGACGCGTGGCCCGGTGGATCGCCACGATTCCGCCGGTGAGGTTTCGCCACTGTGGGGAGATCCAGCCGGCATCGTCGATCAGCTCGGCCAGCCCCTGCTGGTCCGGCCATGCTCGGATCGACTCGGCCAGGTAGTCGTAGGCCTCGGCGTTGGAGGCAGAGCTGGCGGCCAGATGCGGCAGGGCCTTGAGTACGACGTCGAAGTAGGCGCGGCGCATCAGCGTCGTGGTGGGGGTCGAGAACTCGCAGATCGCCAGCCGACCGCCGGGCTTGGTGACGCGCAGCATCTCGCGCAGCGCCTGCGGCACGTCGGCGACGTTACGCAGGCCGAACGAGATCAGGACCGCATCGAAGCTCTGGTCGGCAAACGGCAGGTGCAGCGCGTCGGCGGCGACGAGGGGTACGGCGGCCCGGCGTACTCGCTCGGTTTGCATACCGGCGCGCAGCATCCCGAGAGAGAAATCGGCCCCCACGCAGTAGGCGCCGGACTTCGCCAGCTCGGCGGTCGAGACGCCGGTGCCGCAGGCCAGGTCGAGCACGCGTTGGCCGGCCTTGAGCTGCAGCGCCTTGCGGGTCGCGGTGCGCCAGACCCGGTCCAGGCCGCCGGTCATGACGGTGTTGGTGATGTCGTAGCGGCGCGCGACGCCGTCAAACATCTGCTGCACCTCGTGCGGCTTCTTATCCAGACGGGCGCGGTTCGGCTGCGTACTCACGAGCGACCACTCTAGCGGCGCCCGCCGTACTCGGTGGTCGAGCCTTTCGGTGGCGGCGTTGGGACGACCCGGTCGGGAACGCGCCCTAGTTCCGCACCGTCGCACCCCACGGCGCCCCCGCCACCGAAAGGCGAGCACATGAAGACGACCCTGCGACTGACGGCATCCGCGACGATCCTGATCGCCGTCGCGGCGTTCGCCTCCGCGTGCGGTAGCGAGCCGAAGACCGCCGGTCCAGCCGAGGTCCGGGTCGCCGGTAACTACCAAGACGAACCGCCGGTCTCCGAGCTCATCGACGACTGGCAGGAGCCGAAGGGATCTGGCGAGCTCGCCGTGCCCCACCTCGCTATCAAAGAGACTGGATTCAGCACGTCGACCACGCTGTCGTACGACGTTGCCGACGCCTTTGCCATGACCGACGACTACGACCTCGAAGACGGCGAGTCGCTGAAAGCCCCGGAGGGCCGTGAGTTCCTGATCGTCGAGCTTGAGCTCCGCAACCCTCCGTGGCGGACGCCGGGCGGATCCTCGGACAGCCCCGTCGTCGTCACGATCACCACCGATCCCATGCTGTACCGGGTGCCGGTCGAGATATTTGAACGTGGCGAGGCATCACTGCCCACCGAGACGATCCTGGTCACGGTTCAGGCCGGTGCGGACGTCACGCTCGGCCTGGACGACTACATCGCCGGCGGCGGAGAAAACACCATGAACCTGCGCACCGGTGCCGAGCCCGAATACTCCGCCTTCACCTATCAGGGTGAAGAGACCTTCTATCCGCTCTCGGCGGTGGGCACCGAACCGCCGACGACGAGCGCGGCCGCTGCGACTGCGACGAGTTCGAACTCGGGCTCGGACGGAGTGGTCGACCAGCTGCTGCTCACACCTGAGGGACCGATCACCCGTTATGCCTGGA
The nucleotide sequence above comes from Epidermidibacterium keratini. Encoded proteins:
- a CDS encoding geranylgeranyl reductase family protein; this encodes MSAVRAHTDADVIVVGAGPGGSAAAYHAALHGLDVLLLEKGVFPREKVCGDGLTPRAVKNIVAMGIDTSEGNPGGDGIGGGWIRNKGLRVIGGGLRLELDWPELASFPDYGLVRPRADFDELLARRAQQVGAKLIEQCNVTGAVHDDSGRVTGVVAKVGPGKEPQEFRAPVVIAADGMGGRLGLGEGIVRDDKRPMGVAVRRYYRSPRHDDNYLESWLELWEDTPDGGRRLLPGYGWIFGVGDGTSNVGLGILNSSASFQDINYRDLLVRWLGGLPEEWGFVEDNAEGPTRGGGLPMGFNKHPHYRDGLLLVGDAGGAINPFNGEGIAYAMETGELAAEAVAQSFGRRTAQSRERALEGYNGALADHLGSYYRLGGVFVKLIGNPHIMRIATKHGLPRPLLMKFVLKMMANLTDPRDGDAMDRILNGLQKITPAVR
- a CDS encoding demethylmenaquinone methyltransferase; the encoded protein is MFDGVARRYDITNTVMTGGLDRVWRTATRKALQLKAGQRVLDLACGTGVSTAELAKSGAYCVGADFSLGMLRAGMQTERVRRAAVPLVAADALHLPFADQSFDAVLISFGLRNVADVPQALREMLRVTKPGGRLAICEFSTPTTTLMRRAYFDVVLKALPHLAASSASNAEAYDYLAESIRAWPDQQGLAELIDDAGWISPQWRNLTGGIVAIHRATRPLV
- a CDS encoding NADH-quinone oxidoreductase subunit A — protein: MLPLYVPLVALGVLAFGFAVFSVCLATIVGPKRYNKAKYDAYECGIEPVHQPLTNGRFPIKYYLTAMLFIIFDVEMIFIYPYAVASGDVMWFGFIAMLIFIVVVFVAYAYEWRRGGLNWN